In Syntrophorhabdus sp., the sequence AATGGCATGTTCATCACCGGGGATGATTGGCCTCGGATAAAAACCCCACCACGGGTGATCCGGTCCGAAGCAACCAATGGTGGGGAATAACTTTGCTGGCTCTTCGAGCACACTGCGGTACTTCTGCAGGTCTTCGTGACTCCATTGCGACATGTCTTGAATGCTTGCCGCAGAAAGCCGGTCTGTACATTCGCCAAGATCCTGACGTCGCCGGGACACAGCCCAGAAGATCTCGTTGACCGTTTTACCTAACTCGTTACCGAAATAGCTTCCCATAAGCTCCGCATACCTTGCCAGTTTCTCTCTGTTGGCTGAGAGCTGTGCCAGGTGCGAATGAAGGGACATTTGGCGAAAGCGTCGCGATATCCGCTCGTCCAGGGCCTCGACAAACTTTTTCTTCTGTGTTTTGTTGCTGTGAAGCTCCAAGCAGAAATCACCGAGACCTGCCATCTGCAATCGTCTCTGAACAACCTCGAGGGCGGCAAGTTTCTCCGATACAAAAAGAACTTTCTTGCCCTGGGCGAGGACTGCCGCGATAATGTTGGTAATAGTCTGTGATTTGCCGGTGCCGGGAGGTCCATTGATGACCATGTTCTTGCCTGCTAGAACGTCGATGATTGCGCTATGCTGCGAGGAGTCGGCATCATAAACGAGAGGTTGGTTGGCTTCCTCCACCTTGTCAATCGTATAATCCTCGGGGGAAAAGCCATCACTGTTAGGCGTCGACCCTCCCTCGAAGATCATATTCAAGAGAGGATGCTTTATGAGCCCGGGCCATTTGTTATCATCGAGATCTGCCCAGATGGCCAGCTTACCGAAAGAGAGCATGCCAAGCGTGAGTTGCCGCCGTATCCTCCATCGCCGCTTATTTGCCACCGCGCTGTGTATCTTCTGAAAATACGTCTCCGGCGTGTCTTCATCCTCAAGTTCGGGAATGATCAGGGAAAAATCTTGGCGAAGTTTCTCTCTAAGCGTTTGATTTTCGGCGACATCCTCGCCAGTATAGTTGAGAACGTAGGTATAGATGCGTGTCTCTGGGTCAACCCCAATTCTCTCAAGTGATACCGGTACCGAGATTATTGGAGCAAACATTGGTTTCTGAGATGCATCGTCTTCGTAGAACTCGAGAAAACCGAATATGAGAAAGAGGATATTACTGCCTGTCTCCTCGATTGAGCTTTTGGCGTCAGTGCTTATCTTTTTCAGGAGCCTTTCAAGCTCGACCGGATAATGAAGGGCCTGCAGGCTGATATTCCGATGGTTCGGCCCATTGACAGGTGCTTCCATCGACACGTCGATTCCGAGTGATTCTGCGTACTGTTTCGCATCAGGTCGTTTTTCGCCAACCGTTAGAGGCTCTGGCTCCGGGACCCATTTGATGGACAATGCCTTACCATCTATAATCTTGTCAAAGACTGTGTCGAGGTTCTGAACACCGGCGAACTGGACGGACCTGTTCTTTGGGTAACGGTAGCTGAGAAGACGATTGCGCGAGGTGAGATCGAGTAGGCGTACTCTTAACCGGCGTATTGCCTCCTGAATTGGCAGTTTGCCGGAAAACAGTTCGCTGACTATTTCATTCGCATCCGCAGCTTGATATGCCGTAGAGTCCATAGCCTCTTCAGGTGTGCCAACCGCTATAAGACGCCTTTACTCTGGAAAACTCGAGAATATGCTCCTTATTGGCGCAGTTCTCTTATTGATTACCATTCAAAATACTGAGGTTTCAATAAAAAACCAACGCGTTTCTGCATTTAGTAGTTACATTCCGCTTCAAAGTGCACATGGAATCAACCATTTGAGGATACTCTGTCAAAAGAACAAGTACTCGCCCGGCACAAGATAGCTTTCGTTCTCGCAGGTCTGTTTGTTTCCATTTCATGTGCTGTCGTTCGCATCCGTCGTTGCCTTCCGCGCGCGCCTTGGCGGAAGTGCAACGGTGTTTTCTGACGCTGCATGCCCATCTGCAGTCACACGTGCGACACTTGGTGGATACAGCTTCTGCAGAAGAGCGAGTTGAACTTGCCGGGCCTGCCAGGTCGCCCGGTTGAACTCCCCGATGCTGGCGGCGATCGCTTCCAACGCTCCGATTATCCGTCATTCAGGTACATCCAGATGGAACAGCGCGCAGGAACGGGAACAAATGTGTCACACGAGTCGGCATGTGTGATTATGGAACAGGTGTCAGGCAGGGTGTAAGATGGAAATGTGACAGGTTACCACGATCCCGGCTTTTGCAACGACCTGCCATCGGGGGTGACGAACGGATTCGGGAATTGACAGGCCTGGTATCGGTCAATGCCGATTGTAAAGGAATCTGTCGCAATATTTGCAAGTTCAGTATTCTTCCGCCTGAAGGGAAACGCGCAGTACACCCGTTTTTCGGGAAACAGATTGAATGCCGTTCTAATGGCCGGCATGATGTCCGTGTCTCCCGTTACCAAAACGATGCTGTCACATTGATCTAGAACGAACAATTCGAGCAGCTTCACCGAGATCGCCACATCTGTTTCCTTTTCCTCATAATGCTTCACAAGGGTCTTGCAGCCATTGCAGTACACATCCTTTGCCTTGAATCTTCCCATCTCCACTTTTACACCTGTAGCTTTCAGGCATTCAATGAAAAGCTCATGACGCGCGATTATCCCCGGGTCCTTATCCTGGCGATGAAAGGCAAATGCGGAGAAATAGTAGATCTCTTCGAGGGTGGCTCGGGGGGTCAAGGAAGGAAGATACATCCGGCAAAGCTTATGGATGTCGAGCCATTTGACGTTACGCTGTTTATACCGCCAGCAGGCATCGTTCAGCGAATGATACAGGTTAAATCCATCTATGAGGAATGTGGTCCTGTTCATTGTCAGGGGCATTAAACAAAAAAGCCCTTTGAGCCGTAACCCAAAGGGGGCCAGGTAACTTTCGCCGCCTGGGGATGAATTAGCTTATTATAAACCGCTCGATAATAATGTCAAGCATTTTCAAGATAACTATGCCGCTAGGTACCGATAAAGTGAAGCTTACGGGCAGGCCTCGCTTTACAGACTATGGGCCAGAATAAGAGAGAGCCGACATATCGAAGTATATCCGCCTTTACGAGGCTACACTCCACGGCAGTATTACGGAGGGTATTTCTGTGAGCCTGTCACTCTGGGAATATGACGACATGGTACATATCGGGAAGGACTTCGCGAGCCGTGAGGTCGTTGAGGAATACGACGCGAGACGCCGGCGCCTGCGGGACGTCGAGAAAAGGAGGTCCGCCTCGGGCACGCCATGTCAGATATCGGACACCACGGCGTCAACAAAAACCACTTTCCGGCCGAAGGCGACAGGTCCATTCCGGCT encodes:
- a CDS encoding NYN domain-containing protein, whose product is MNRTTFLIDGFNLYHSLNDACWRYKQRNVKWLDIHKLCRMYLPSLTPRATLEEIYYFSAFAFHRQDKDPGIIARHELFIECLKATGVKVEMGRFKAKDVYCNGCKTLVKHYEEKETDVAISVKLLELFVLDQCDSIVLVTGDTDIMPAIRTAFNLFPEKRVYCAFPFRRKNTELANIATDSFTIGIDRYQACQFPNPFVTPDGRSLQKPGSW